Proteins from a genomic interval of Debaryomyces hansenii CBS767 chromosome E complete sequence:
- a CDS encoding DEHA2E12518p (similar to ca|CA2049|IPF12982 Candida albicans IPF12982 unknown function), producing MNNYFTQFITQLGGSDSTDIHDNNIKQECLCPKVKYISVFNPTQISDKCESNEELIKQILCFVSINRNHDEVITLEDNDKLKIIGLIRGIDAFMNGFAKDVQSETNIIKTDTSILIVKLVENSYYIVCCVSISSISQNNSKIISHQMSKLIDQAYNQFIVLNGSFEKVLEEYNLSILKNSLDDFWYEFINSYNSEYLKFSSKHQWTNSLNYKGFLGLLEKHNHQKVYKKSSIILNDTANDQIDKILHNESQTPELQPKGLIISYLNKIEPKKYGMIYSNSTFVEESNEKLLQPSALVDIYNWLEYCDYHHKLNSKCLTSVDYKGFFSTPEWIRHQLDTEQQISSSFASVNDSDSKSIRSTAASTFDFINPVNFTNDYIISPFSSTVNNVMSFSGMNGDGNSLTPNEDSSIGNWLTIPSYLKPFGQTNPHQNPAYLNTSDEQVNDNGSLNNETNDESDGNFIIGLSKDVNSNNTIHKRLVYLNSMVKNDDGRLIFKEREYSLVIYAMDDILVTLIYDSSLDELNQETFYTSLSKVILHPLIEELNNILINGSIICNSVGSLPRSLDALRMNDVKTYTSPGRDVDSTNNFYFIIYDTNEGWVKSSLPYLPILNSSSNTKSESGIQLNKANLKYKSAIFHLHDQLSDIFIAQKNNDFFNGDSMNEFFHKFNSSKHFDWMFYYIKYNNRFIIIIKSRNRNHRITTKRNTTAIPKKSNTLASSSSTTSANQQHRNLILHQITDYAHLGFLNNLGDDVKLWLESFGLEGEV from the coding sequence atgaataattatttcaCTCAATTCATAACGCAGCTAGGGGGACTGGATTCCACTGATATCCACGATAACAATATTAAGCAAGAATGTTTGTGTCCGAAGGTGAAATATATCTCGGTTTTTAATCCGACGCAAATAAGTGATAAATGTGAATCAAAcgaagaattgataaaaCAGATCCTATGCTTTGTTTCAATAAATAGGAATCACGATGAAGTAATAACTCTTGAAGacaatgataaattaaagaTTATTGGTTTAATTAGAGGAATTGATGCATTCATGAATGGTTTCGCTAAAGATGTCCAAAGTGAAACGAACATAATAAAAACTGACACTTCTATATTAATTGTTAAGCTAGTTGAAAATAGCTATTATATTGTATGTTGTGTTTCTATATCTTCCATTTCGCagaataattctaaaataATCAGTCACCAAATGTCAAAGTTAATAGACCAAGCATATAATCAGTTTATCGTATTAAATGGTTCTTTTGAAAAGGTTCTAGAGGAGTACAACTTactgatattgaaaaattcactTGATGATTTTTGGTatgaatttataaataGTTATAATTCAGAATATCttaaattttcttcaaaacaTCAATGGACTAATAGCTTGAATTATAAAGGGTTTTTAGGATTATTAGAGAAGCATAATCACCAGAAAGTATACAAGAAGTCTTCGATTATTCTAAATGATACGGCGAATGATCAGATAGATAAGATATTACACAATGAAAGTCAGACCCCAGAATTGCAACCCAAAGGGTTAATAATTTCctatttgaataaaattgaacCTAAGAAATATGGTATGATATACTCAAATAGCACTTTTGTAGAAGAGTCAAACGAAAAGCTTTTACAGCCCCTGGCTTTAGTCgatatttataattggCTCGAATATTGTGATTACCACCATAAGCTTAATAGTAAGTGTCTTACGTCGGTAGACTATAAAGGTTTTTTTTCAACCCCTGAATGGATACGGCACCAACTAGATACCGAACAGCAGATCTCCTCATCGTTTGCTTCCGTAAATGATTCTGATTCTAAGTCAATTAGGTCAACAGCAGCATCAACctttgattttattaacCCCGTTAATTTTACaaatgattatattattctGCCCTTCAGTAGTACAGTGAACAATGTTATGAGTTTTAGTGGTATGAATGGCGATGGTAATCTGCTTACACCTAATGAAGATTCTTCCATTGGAAATTGGCTTACGATTCCATCTTATTTAAAACCTTTCGGTCAAACTAATCCTCATCAAAACCCAGCATATTTGAATACTAGTGATGAACAAGTTAACGATAATGGTTCACtaaataatgaaactaatgatgaatcagatggaaattttattattggttTATCTAAAGATGTCAACTCGAATAACACAATTCACAAGAGATTAGTGTACTTGAATTCAATGGTGAAAAATGATGACGGAAGACTAATATTTAAGGAAAGAGAATATCTGTTGGTAATTTATGCTATGGATGACATACTTGTTACCCTTATTTATGATTCTTCGTTAGACGAACTAAATCAGGAAACATTTTACACTAGTTTGTCTAAGGTTATATTACATCCATTAATAGAAGAGctaaataatattttgataaatggaAGTATTATATGCAATAGTGTGGGATCACTACCAAGATCTTTAGATGCATTAAGAATGAACGATGTAAAAACATATACATCACCAGGCCGGGACGTTGATTCAACGAATAACTTTTACTTTATTATCTACGATACGAATGAAGGATGGGTGAAATCTTCTTTGCCATATTTACCAATACTCAATTCTAGCTCAAATACAAAATCGGAAAGTGGTATCCAATTAAATAAAGCTAATTTAAAATACAAGAGTGCTATCTTTCATTTGCATGATCAATTAAgtgatatatttatagCCCAGAAGAATAATGACTTTTTTAACGGCGATAGTATGAATGAATTCtttcataaattcaattcttcaaaacaTTTTGACTGGatgttttattatattaaatataataataggttcataatcattatcaagAGCCGAAACCGTAATCATAGAATCACAACCAAACGAAATACAACTGCAATCCccaagaaatcaaatacttTAGCATCTTCGTCTTCGACAACTTCTGCAAACCAACAACATAGAAATTTGATCTTGCATCAAATAACTGATTACGCTCATTTAGGctttttaaataatttaggAGACGATGTTAAACTCTGGCTTGAAAGCTTTGGTCTTGAGGGCGAGGTATAA
- a CDS encoding DEHA2E12606p (weakly similar to ca|CA2506|IPF6794 Candida albicans IPF6794 unknown function) produces the protein MKPIELCTLRGHLNDITCTEPYYIGGKVSLVSADSNGWIIWWDINTRRPNCVWKGHDSNIVTLRQICNGLLLTHSKDSDIKIWDVENFKSGSREMPAEKYNNVQYFSIDRDGEEDNNVSKNELLEAFPLPENVVIPVNALNYCNVDYSNHHLITPATTDSNNFDLYSIFKPSHQTDESLEAKLNLKRVAANIDPWKLYKKTITQLNKEQGVEFEIGNENDILKRDKFGIMMKVLFVRDDLFYIGYESGHLIGYHIDFSGAINNENEGAKSDSVKPDKNVSGLAGLFGNKTKSFDKTIINKDPHIKMIYMNDSCSPYPIISLVYDNKENKIICGSAGKQLTFHKIPEEFSQFNDISDCKRYNLRHSGIQSVSINNSLLVVGFWDGLIKGYDLDLNELFKYCKRLPRIDVLESNSGQQQPREKQNSIKLCTVKLVIPNETDVVKSNDYKSLIKHKRDITTTNLLISSYYDGTITIFKV, from the coding sequence ATGAAACCGATTGAATTGTGTACATTACGAGGGCATCTAAATGATATTACTTGTACAGAACCTTATTATATTGGAGGAAAGGTATCGTTAGTTTCGGCCGATTCAAATGGGTGGATCATTTGGTGGGACATAAATACTAGAAGGCCAAATTGTGTGTGGAAAGGACATGATAGCAATATAGTTACATTAAGACAAATATGCAATGGGCTATTATTGACGCATTCAAAGGACTCAGATATTAAGATATGGGATGTTGAGAATTTCAAAAGTGGAAGTAGAGAGATGCCAGCtgagaaatataataacgTTCAATATTTCAGTATAGATAGAGATGGTGAGGAAGATAACAACGTCTCAAAAAATGAGCTACTTGAGGCATTCCCGTTGCCGGAGAATGTTGTAATCCCAGTAAATGCATTGAATTATTGTAACGTGGACTATTCTAATCACCATTTAATAACACCTGCTACGActgattctaataattttgatcTATATCTGATATTCAAGCCATCACACCAGACGGACGAATCGTTAGAAGCAAAGTTGAACTTGAAAAGAGTAGCTGCTAATATTGACCCTTGGAAACTTTATAAAAAAACTATAACTCAGTTAAATAAAGAACAAGGAGTGGAGTTTGAAATAggtaatgaaaatgatattttgaagagaGATAAATTTGggataatgatgaaagtGTTATTTGTGAGAGATGATCTATTCTATATTGGCTATGAATCTGGACACTTGATTGGATACCATATTGATTTTTCTGGTGCCATTAACAACGAAAATGAAGGGGCAAAATCGGATTCAGTGAAACCTGACAAAAATGTATCGGGCCTTGCGggattatttggaaataaaacaaaatcCTTTGACAAGACAATCATAAATAAAGACCCCCACATAAAGATGATCTATATGAATGATTCATGCTCCCCATATCCTATAATATCATTAGTGTATGacaacaaagaaaataaaattatttgtgGTTCAGCTGGTAAACAATTAACTTTTCATAAAATTCCTGAAGAATTTTCTCAATTCAATGATATTAGCGATTGTAAACGTTATAATTTAAGACATTCGGGAATTCAGTCCGTTTCTATTAATAATAGCTTACTTGTTGTTGGATTTTGGGATGGGCTTATCAAAGGATATGATCTTgatttgaatgaattattcaaatattgcAAACGACTTCCAAGAATTGATGTCTTAGAATCCAATAGCGGCCAGCAGCAGCCCCGCGAGAAACAAAATAGCATCAAGTTATGTACAGTTAAGTTAGTAATACCAAATGAAACGGATGTGGTCAAATCAAACGATTATAAATCTTTAATCAAACATAAGAGAGATATAACAACgactaatttattaatttcgaGTTATTACGACGGGACGATTACTATTTTTAAAGtctaa
- a CDS encoding DEHA2E12540p (similar to ca|CA2841|IPF12981 Candida albicans IPF12981 unknown function), which translates to MNSTPLKSISDLDSEDLCNQAKSITDSIEKTWKEDKKYTYKLNKLNSDINVQTYHNDRLNDDYWSARVSALKEVSFNDRKEYFSKLEEYIVGSMNCLEKTHTEYEKQYIHELVDYELKPITLKPNKDFDTFTYLARLEYKFPFPLKRRVFFELIHICKSRTESLSYVISLAIDPKFFQSESSRMVNARYTSVEKIFYGNSTDDLEWKMATCSTPGGSIPGWLSKLSINSAIAKDVPSFLNWSDSI; encoded by the coding sequence ATGAATTCTACACCGTTAAAAAGTATAAGTGATTTAGACTCAGAAGATTTGTGTAATCAAGCTAAGAGTATTACAGATTCTATAGAGAAAACATGGAAAGAGGATAAGAAGTATACGTacaaattgaacaaattgaacAGTGATATTAATGTACAAACTTACCATAATGATAGGCTCAATGATGATTATTGGTCTGCTAGAGTTTCAGCACTAAAAGAGGTAAGCTTCAATGATAGAAAGGAATACTTTTCAAAGCTAGAAGAATACATCGTTGGATCCATGAATTGTTTAGAGAAAACACATACGGAGTATGAAAAACAATATATTCACGAACTTGTCGATTATGAGCTTAAACCAATTACGCTAAAGCCCAATAAAGACTTTGATACGTTTACTTACTTAGCCAGACTAGAGTATAAATTCCCGTTTCCGTTAAAACGGAGAGttttttttgaattgattcatATTTGCAAATCTCGTACCGAATCGTTATCGTACGTTATTTCATTAGCAATTGACCctaaattttttcaaagtGAAAGCTCAAGAATGGTGAATGCTAGGTATACATCGGTTGAAAAGATATTCTATGGTAATTCTACAGATGATCTAGAATGGAAGATGGCTACCTGTTCAACCCCGGGAGGATCAATACCTGGATGGTTAAGCAAATTAAGTATTAATTCGGCCATAGCTAAAGACGTGCCAAGTTTCTTAAACTGGTCAGATTCTATATAG
- a CDS encoding DEHA2E12584p (similar to ca|CA2505|IPF6796 Candida albicans IPF6796 unknown function): MEDTSPIKHKPTSRVIDSLHSEIDDLKNELESVKSSHDNYKKNFTVVSKKNDSFVDQLANAKHENDMINALLKRKERRIIDLEDQYSELSSANESLTLNNKNMKIRCDNLQESSSSSIAEYERLKIAYDALIASQVEYKRHYEKELNDLTSKFELYKKQNLENFNNLSAKLTDNDKDIDTLVESLTNKRKTMDNLYVNKNKTVLDFLSKLAKIAKLHGQESKAILQDNVENIKMLVEKYPDLPMKLNALEETDLDLESVINESNDTLSYSSFDDDTTLTSSPDLSSDATFNSKTLSRGNSISMKKRKNKRNSIRFDSKHSSDFNNSHTQSNAPRRSASNNKTSRNTFSEINSRLPTPPSHNDHDTVKDIINANNISYQNQLQNNQRTNNRNSNNKSKRRSMYGNNNSNNGQKAGSRQNSLNKSFSEVSI, from the coding sequence atggAAGATACGAGTCCAATAAAACATAAACCTACATCTAGAGTTATTGACTCGTTGCATTCAGAGATCGATGACTTGAAGAATGAATTAGAGAGCGTAAAATCCTCGCATGAtaattacaagaagaatttcaCTGTTGTTTCTAAGAAAAATGATCTGTTCGTTGACCAATTAGCGAATGCTAAGCATGAAAACGATATGATCAAtgcattattgaaaagaaaagaaaggaGAATCATCGATTTAGAGGACCAGTATAGTGAACTAAGCTCAGCTAATGAATCACTTACAttaaacaataaaaatatgaagattCGATGTGATAATTTGCAGgagtcttcttcttcttcgattgCTGAATATGAGAGACTAAAGATTGCCTATGACGCATTAATTGCATCTCAGGTTGAATACAAGAGACACTATGAAAAGGAACTTAATGATTTGACTTCTAAATTTGAACTCTATAAGAAACAAAACCTcgaaaatttcaataatctAAGCGCCAAATTAACTGACAATGATAAGGATATCGATACGTTAGTCGAAAGTTTAACAAATAAGAGGAAAACAATGGATAATCTATACgtcaataaaaataagactgtattagattttttatctaaattggccaaaattgcaaaacttCATGGGCAAGAATCTAAAGCTATATTACAAGACaatgttgaaaatattaagaTGTTAGTTGAGAAGTATCCCGATTTACCAATGAAGTTGAATGCTCTTGAAGAAACCGATCTTGATCTTGAAAGTGTAATTAACGAATCCAACGATACATTGtcttattcttcttttgatgatgatacTACGCTTACAAGTTCTCCGGATTTACTGAGTGACGCAACGTTTAACTCTAAAACGTTGAGTAGAggaaattcaatttcaatgaaaaaaagaaagaataagAGGAATTCGATTAGATTTGATTCCAAGCATAGTTCTGACTTCAATAACCTGCATACTCAAAGTAATGCACCTAGAAGGAGTGctagtaataataagacTTCACGAAATACCTTTTCAGAAATCAATTCTAGGCTTCCAACTCCTCCATCGCATAATGACCATGACACTGTTAAAGACATTATTAATGCTAATAATATTagttatcaaaatcaattacagAACAACCAAAGGACAAACAAtagaaattcaaataacaAATCGAAAAGAAGATCGATGTACggaaataataatagcaatAATGGTCAAAAAGCTGGTAGTAGACAAAACTCACTCAACAAAAGCTTCAGCGAGGTTAGTATATAA